In Streptomyces sp. NBC_01408, one DNA window encodes the following:
- the bioD gene encoding dethiobiotin synthase, translated as MSVLVVSGTGTEIGKTVVTSAIAAAAVAAGLSVAVLKPAQTGVGPDEPGDAAEAVRLAGPTVTAVELARYPEPLAPDTAARRSGLPTLSPADIAQAAERLSRDHDLVLVEGAGGLLVRFDEEGHTLADAARLIGAPVLVVAPAGLGTLNSAALTAEALRARDLTGLGLVVGSWPASPDLASRCNLADLPKVSDLPLLGAIPHGAGSTPPPAFRTAAPSWLAAPLHGTWSPQSFLTTWPA; from the coding sequence ATGTCCGTACTGGTCGTGTCCGGCACGGGCACGGAGATCGGCAAGACGGTGGTCACCTCGGCGATCGCCGCCGCCGCGGTGGCCGCCGGCCTCTCGGTGGCGGTGCTCAAGCCCGCCCAGACCGGCGTGGGCCCGGACGAGCCGGGGGACGCCGCCGAGGCCGTCCGGCTGGCGGGCCCCACCGTCACGGCGGTGGAACTGGCCCGCTACCCGGAGCCGTTGGCCCCGGACACCGCGGCCCGCCGGTCGGGGCTGCCGACGCTCTCGCCTGCGGACATCGCGCAGGCCGCGGAACGGCTGTCCCGGGACCACGACCTGGTGCTCGTGGAGGGCGCGGGCGGACTGCTCGTCCGCTTCGACGAGGAAGGCCACACCCTCGCGGACGCGGCCCGGCTGATCGGCGCCCCGGTGCTGGTGGTGGCCCCCGCAGGCCTCGGAACCCTCAATTCCGCCGCCCTGACGGCGGAAGCCCTCCGGGCCCGGGACCTCACCGGACTGGGCCTGGTGGTCGGCAGCTGGCCCGCGTCCCCGGACCTGGCCTCCCGGTGCAACCTCGCGGACCTCCCGAAGGTCTCGGACCTGCCGCTGCTGGGCGCGATCCCGCACGGCGCGGGCTCCACCCCCCCGCCCGCCTTCCGCACCGCGGCCCCCTCATGGCTGGCCGCCCCCCTGCACGGAACCTGGTCCCCCCAGTCCTTCCTGACCACCTGGCCGGCCTAA
- a CDS encoding adenosylmethionine--8-amino-7-oxononanoate transaminase, with protein MPDPHAAHDPLPVEELLALDRQHVWHPYGPMPGRQEPLVVSSASGVRLRLAAPAEGQDELVDGMSSWWSAIHGYNHPVLNEAVTGQLGRMSHVMFGGLTHEPAVRLAAKLVEITPAGLEHVFLADSGSVAVEVAVKMSLQYWRSLGRTGKTRLLTWRGGYHGDTWQPMAVCDPQGGMHELWQGHLPQQVFADAPPGGFDTPVDPAYAAHLRSLIAAHAHELAAVIVEPVVQGAGGMRFHNPGYLRVLRELCDEYGVLLVLDEIATGFGRTGALFAADHAGITPDVLCVGKSLTGGYLTLAAALCTERVAQGISQGEVPVLAHGPTFMGNPLATAVALASVDLLLGQDWAREVKRIEAGLREGLAEAAALPGVRDVRVLGAIGVVQLDHEADVAAATRAAVREGVWLRPFRDLIYTMPPFVTGDGDVARICRAVCAAAREG; from the coding sequence ATGCCTGATCCGCACGCCGCGCACGACCCGCTGCCGGTCGAGGAGCTGCTCGCTCTGGACCGGCAGCACGTCTGGCACCCGTACGGCCCCATGCCCGGGCGGCAGGAGCCGCTGGTCGTCTCCTCCGCCTCGGGTGTCCGGCTGCGGCTCGCCGCCCCGGCCGAGGGGCAGGACGAGCTGGTCGACGGCATGTCCTCCTGGTGGTCGGCGATCCACGGGTACAACCACCCGGTGCTGAACGAGGCCGTGACCGGCCAGCTGGGCCGGATGTCACACGTGATGTTCGGCGGGCTCACCCACGAGCCCGCCGTCCGGCTGGCCGCGAAGCTGGTGGAGATCACCCCGGCCGGCCTGGAGCACGTCTTCCTCGCCGACTCGGGCTCGGTCGCCGTCGAGGTCGCGGTCAAGATGTCCCTCCAGTACTGGCGTTCGCTGGGACGGACGGGCAAGACCCGGCTGCTGACCTGGCGCGGCGGCTACCACGGGGACACCTGGCAGCCGATGGCCGTCTGCGATCCCCAGGGCGGGATGCACGAGCTGTGGCAGGGGCACCTGCCCCAGCAGGTCTTCGCGGACGCGCCGCCCGGCGGCTTCGACACGCCCGTCGACCCCGCGTACGCCGCCCACCTGCGCAGCCTGATCGCCGCGCACGCGCACGAGCTGGCCGCCGTGATCGTGGAGCCGGTGGTGCAGGGCGCGGGCGGCATGCGCTTCCACAACCCCGGATACCTGCGGGTGCTGCGCGAGCTCTGCGACGAGTACGGGGTCCTGCTGGTCCTGGACGAGATCGCCACGGGCTTCGGCCGTACGGGCGCGCTCTTCGCGGCCGACCACGCCGGGATCACGCCCGACGTGCTGTGCGTGGGCAAGTCGCTGACCGGCGGGTACCTCACGCTAGCCGCGGCCCTGTGCACCGAGCGGGTCGCGCAGGGGATCTCGCAGGGCGAGGTCCCGGTGCTGGCCCACGGGCCGACCTTCATGGGCAACCCCCTGGCCACCGCCGTCGCCCTGGCCTCCGTCGACCTGCTGCTGGGCCAGGACTGGGCCCGGGAGGTCAAGCGGATCGAAGCGGGCCTGCGCGAGGGCCTTGCGGAGGCGGCCGCCCTGCCCGGGGTCCGGGACGTACGCGTGCTGGGCGCCATCGGCGTGGTCCAGCTGGACCACGAGGCCGACGTGGCGGCCGCCACCCGGGCGGCGGTCCGGGAAGGCGTGTGGCTGCGCCCCTTCCGGGACCTGATCTACACCATGCCGCCCTTCGTCACCGGCGACGGCGACGTCGCCCGCATCTGCCGCGCGGTGTGCGCGGCGGCGCGGGAAGGCTGA
- a CDS encoding class I SAM-dependent methyltransferase, protein MSPRSKPPPDSVHHPLFARFYARASATAETHGIAALRRELLHGVSGRVIEIGSGNGLNFAHYPRAVSEVVAVEPERTLRRLAVSAALRAEVPVDVVPGVAEALPVKSEAFDAAVASLVLCTVRDLPRTLAELHRVLRPDAELRFLEHGLAPGPGMAAVQRALDRTVWPRLFGGCHTSRDPLASIEAAGFRIVSHRAFRLPERGPALPTSYCVIGSARRSPG, encoded by the coding sequence ATGTCGCCGCGCAGCAAACCGCCCCCCGACTCCGTGCACCACCCGCTCTTCGCCCGGTTCTACGCCCGCGCCAGCGCCACCGCCGAAACCCACGGCATCGCCGCCCTCCGCCGCGAGCTGCTGCACGGCGTCTCCGGCCGCGTGATCGAGATCGGCTCCGGCAACGGCCTGAACTTCGCCCACTACCCGCGCGCCGTCTCCGAGGTGGTGGCCGTCGAACCGGAGCGCACCCTCCGCCGGCTCGCGGTCTCCGCCGCCCTGCGCGCCGAGGTCCCGGTGGACGTCGTACCCGGTGTCGCCGAAGCCCTCCCGGTCAAGAGCGAGGCCTTCGACGCCGCCGTCGCCTCCCTGGTGCTGTGCACCGTACGGGACCTCCCGCGCACCCTCGCCGAGCTGCACCGCGTCCTGCGCCCCGACGCCGAACTGCGCTTCCTCGAACACGGCCTGGCCCCGGGGCCCGGCATGGCTGCCGTCCAGCGCGCGCTGGACCGGACCGTCTGGCCCCGCCTCTTCGGCGGCTGCCACACCTCCCGCGACCCGCTCGCCTCGATCGAGGCCGCGGGCTTCCGGATCGTCTCGCACCGCGCCTTCCGGCTGCCGGAGCGCGGTCCGGCCCTGCCCACCTCGTACTGCGTGATCGGCTCCGCCCGCCGCTCCCCCGGGTGA
- the bioB gene encoding biotin synthase BioB, whose product MDLLNTLVDKGLRRELPTREEALAVLATSDDELLDVVAAAGKVRRQWFGRRVKLNYLVNLKSGLCPEDCSYCSQRLGSKAEILKYTWLKPEEASQAAAAGVAGGAKRVCLVASGRGPTDRDVDRVGKTIAAIKEQNEGVEVCACLGLLSDGQAERLRDAGADAYNHNLNTSEATYGQITKTHTYADRVDTVQKAHAAGLSACSGLIAGMGESDEDLVDVVYSLRELDPDSVPVNFLIPFEGTPLAKEWNLTPQRALRILAMVRFVCPDVEVRLAGGREVHLRTMQPLALHLVNSIFLGDYLTSEGQAGQADLDMIADAGFEVEGAGTTTLPAHRADVAEAATAGGCGSHGGGASVCGPAAPSGAADGAGCGSACGGCSGHAPAAQEPAPVPAAAQAGAGEVRSDLVAVRRRGAGTDLAPNA is encoded by the coding sequence TGCTCGACGTGGTGGCCGCGGCCGGCAAGGTGCGCCGCCAGTGGTTCGGTCGTCGGGTCAAGCTGAACTACCTGGTCAACCTGAAGTCGGGCCTGTGCCCCGAGGACTGCTCGTACTGCTCCCAGCGTCTGGGCTCCAAGGCCGAGATCCTCAAGTACACCTGGCTGAAGCCGGAGGAGGCCTCCCAGGCCGCGGCGGCCGGTGTCGCGGGCGGCGCCAAGCGGGTCTGCCTGGTGGCGAGCGGCCGCGGTCCGACGGACCGGGACGTGGACCGCGTCGGGAAGACCATCGCGGCGATCAAGGAGCAGAACGAGGGCGTCGAGGTCTGCGCCTGCCTCGGCCTGCTCTCGGACGGCCAGGCGGAGCGGCTGCGCGACGCGGGCGCGGACGCGTACAACCACAACCTCAACACCTCCGAGGCGACGTACGGCCAGATCACCAAGACCCACACCTACGCGGACCGGGTCGACACGGTGCAGAAGGCGCACGCCGCCGGCCTGTCCGCCTGCTCCGGCCTGATCGCGGGCATGGGCGAGAGCGACGAGGACCTGGTCGACGTCGTCTACTCGCTGCGCGAGCTGGACCCGGACTCGGTGCCGGTCAACTTCCTGATCCCCTTCGAGGGCACCCCGCTCGCCAAGGAGTGGAACCTCACCCCGCAGCGCGCCCTGCGGATCCTGGCCATGGTGCGCTTCGTCTGCCCCGACGTCGAGGTCCGGCTCGCGGGCGGCCGCGAGGTGCACCTGCGCACGATGCAGCCGCTGGCCCTGCACCTGGTCAACTCGATCTTCCTGGGCGACTACCTCACCAGTGAGGGCCAGGCCGGCCAGGCCGACCTCGACATGATCGCGGACGCCGGTTTCGAGGTGGAGGGCGCCGGTACGACGACCCTTCCCGCGCACCGCGCCGACGTGGCGGAGGCCGCTACGGCCGGGGGCTGCGGATCGCACGGCGGCGGCGCCTCGGTCTGCGGCCCGGCGGCTCCCTCCGGTGCGGCCGACGGGGCGGGCTGCGGCTCGGCCTGCGGCGGCTGCTCCGGGCACGCGCCCGCCGCCCAGGAGCCGGCGCCGGTACCGGCGGCCGCGCAGGCCGGCGCCGGTGAGGTGCGGTCCGACCTGGTGGCGGTGCGCCGTCGTGGAGCGGGAACGGATCTCGCCCCCAATGCCTGA